The DNA segment AATACTCTACATTCGCGGCTTTTTCAGCTCAATCACAACCCTTGCAGAACATCGACGGGAATTTAGCGGAGAGTACCTCATTGCCGATCTCAAGCAATTTGCAGATGTTATTGTCCAGGTTTTGGAGAATTTAGCAGATGCTATCCAACAAGGACAGCCACCGCAACCTCTTCCAGCGTTGGATACTTATTTAGAAACAATTCACGAGCATATTGAACAATTACACGCAACTCGAATATCAGAGTTTGCCACCAATCCAAGTACCCTGACGGCTACAGTGCAAGCAGTTCGGGAACGAACTCCTGTTTCCACAGAACTGGATAGAATTGCCCGTGAAATTGCCGCTATGCACAGCGCGATTGCGCGTAACGCAGCGCCAAAAGCGATCGCCCGTCTGCAAAAATGACTTTTGTTCCGCTTTCATTGTTAACTTACACAGAGCAGATATGAAATCGCCCAAAGAAGTTCTACACGATTGGGTTGCTGCCTATAACGCTTGCGATCCTTATGCACTCATCGAGCTTTATCACGATGATGCCATCAACCATCAGGTTGCCTTTGGTGCCCCACTTCAAGGGCGCGAGGTACTGCTTGAGAGTTTCATCGCCTTCTTCAATGCCTTTCCAGACAACTACACGCATCCTGAAAATATCTTCGAGGATGGTGAGTGGGCGATCGTTGAGTGGAGCGGTGGCGGTACATTCTTGGGTGAGCTTGGCGGCAACCCACCAACCGGCAAGAGTTTCACACTGCGCGGGTGTGGCTTCTTTCAGGTCATTGATGGCAAAATTGGTTTTCAGCGTGGCTACATAGACAAGTACACCTGGTTCACGCAAATTGGTTTACCTGTCTCATAGGCTTGTAAGTGTTGCACAATAACTAAGCTCAACTGAGTGTCCGCAGC comes from the Coleofasciculus sp. FACHB-1120 genome and includes:
- a CDS encoding ester cyclase encodes the protein MKSPKEVLHDWVAAYNACDPYALIELYHDDAINHQVAFGAPLQGREVLLESFIAFFNAFPDNYTHPENIFEDGEWAIVEWSGGGTFLGELGGNPPTGKSFTLRGCGFFQVIDGKIGFQRGYIDKYTWFTQIGLPVS